A single window of Bacteroidales bacterium DNA harbors:
- a CDS encoding DNA polymerase III subunit delta, giving the protein MLFKEIIGQNVAKQKFIQTVKDGRISHAQLLLGPEGSGSLALAMAYAQYISCESRNEDDSCGKCASCHKYQKLIHPDLHFVFPVATTAKISKNPVSDDFIKEWRTAILQNPYLKLNEWLNAIGVENKQASIYKNESNEIIKKLSLKTFEAEYKIVIIWMPEKMNITAANKLLKIIEEPPPKTLFLLVSENTEQIIPTILSRIQLVKIPKINSESLFESIKLKYDFNDQKIWDIIRLSNGNYAKVLEILNSSEENSYNLKMFISLMRLCYKKEVLEIIKWVDQIALIGREKQKIFIEFSLRLLRENFILNIENKEIVYLTQKESEFSSKFSQFINEKNIYMINNEFNKAHYHIRRNAYNKIVFLDLSLKLIRLLKM; this is encoded by the coding sequence ATGCTTTTTAAAGAAATTATCGGACAAAATGTTGCAAAACAAAAATTTATTCAGACTGTTAAAGATGGCAGAATAAGTCATGCTCAACTTTTGCTTGGACCAGAAGGCTCGGGAAGCCTTGCTCTTGCGATGGCATATGCACAATATATATCCTGTGAAAGCAGAAATGAAGACGACTCTTGTGGCAAATGTGCTTCGTGTCATAAATATCAAAAGTTGATACATCCTGATTTACATTTTGTTTTTCCTGTTGCAACAACCGCTAAAATTTCAAAAAATCCGGTTAGTGATGATTTTATTAAAGAATGGAGAACTGCAATATTACAAAATCCATATTTAAAATTAAATGAATGGCTTAATGCAATTGGAGTTGAAAATAAACAAGCTAGTATTTATAAAAATGAAAGCAATGAAATTATTAAAAAATTAAGTCTTAAAACTTTTGAGGCAGAATATAAAATAGTGATTATATGGATGCCTGAAAAAATGAATATTACAGCAGCCAATAAACTTCTTAAAATTATTGAAGAGCCTCCACCTAAAACACTTTTTTTATTAGTATCAGAAAATACAGAACAAATAATACCAACAATTCTTTCACGTATTCAATTAGTAAAAATACCAAAAATTAATAGTGAAAGTCTTTTTGAATCAATAAAACTAAAATATGACTTTAATGATCAAAAAATATGGGATATAATCCGATTATCAAATGGTAATTATGCAAAAGTTCTTGAAATATTAAATTCAAGTGAAGAAAATTCTTATAACTTAAAAATGTTTATCAGTTTAATGAGGTTATGCTATAAAAAAGAAGTGCTTGAAATTATAAAATGGGTTGACCAAATTGCATTAATTGGAAGAGAAAAACAAAAAATTTTTATTGAATTTTCATTAAGATTGCTCAGAGAAAATTTTATTTTGAATATAGAAAATAAAGAAATAGTATATTTAACGCAAAAAGAAAGTGAATTTTCGTCAAAGTTTTCTCAATTTATTAATGAAAAAAACATATACATGATTAATAATGAATTTAATAAAGCTCATTATCATATTCGTAGAAATGCATATAATAAAATTGTATTTCTTGATTTATCATTAAAACTAATAAGATTATTAAAAATGTAA
- a CDS encoding phosphoglycerate kinase, which translates to MQTIDNYNFTGKKALIRVDFNVPLNDSYEITDDTRIRAVLPTINKIINSNGAVILMSHLGRPKEGHEEKFSLKHLVNHLGKLLNKKILFANDCIGEKTNNIKKNLKHGEVLLLENLRFYKEETKGDKKFAKKLSDFTDVYINDAFGTAHRAHASTTIVAEFFPENKMFGYLIEKELKNIDKVVYNSEKPFTTIIGGAKVSSKIDIILNLLNKVDNLIIGGGMTYTFIRQLGGNIGASLVEEDKLESAQEIMDKAKEKNVNLYLPVDNIIADKFDNNANKELCKIYDIKDGWMGLDIGSETIKNFSEIIENSKTILLNGPMGVFEMQEFETGTKKIIESIAFATSKGAFSLIGGGDSVAAINKYHLTDKVSYISTGGGALLEYIEGKELPGIKAIRG; encoded by the coding sequence ATGCAAACAATTGATAATTATAATTTTACAGGCAAAAAAGCACTAATTAGAGTTGATTTTAATGTGCCATTAAACGATTCTTATGAAATTACTGATGATACTCGTATTCGTGCCGTACTTCCAACTATTAATAAAATCATAAATAGTAATGGCGCAGTAATATTAATGTCGCATCTTGGCAGACCAAAAGAAGGTCATGAAGAAAAATTTTCTTTAAAACATTTGGTTAATCATTTAGGTAAGTTGTTAAATAAAAAAATATTGTTTGCTAATGATTGTATTGGAGAAAAAACCAATAATATTAAAAAAAATCTTAAACATGGAGAAGTTTTATTGTTAGAAAATTTAAGGTTTTATAAAGAAGAGACAAAGGGCGACAAAAAATTTGCAAAAAAATTGTCTGATTTTACAGATGTTTATATAAACGATGCTTTTGGTACTGCTCACAGAGCTCACGCTTCTACAACTATTGTTGCAGAGTTTTTTCCCGAAAATAAAATGTTTGGTTACCTTATTGAAAAAGAATTAAAAAATATTGACAAAGTTGTTTATAATTCAGAAAAACCTTTTACTACAATAATTGGTGGAGCAAAAGTTTCAAGCAAAATTGATATTATTTTAAATTTACTTAATAAGGTCGATAATTTAATTATTGGTGGTGGAATGACCTATACATTTATCAGGCAATTGGGTGGTAATATAGGGGCATCATTGGTTGAAGAAGATAAACTTGAATCAGCTCAGGAAATAATGGACAAGGCTAAAGAAAAAAATGTTAATCTATATTTACCTGTTGATAATATTATTGCTGACAAATTTGATAATAATGCTAATAAAGAATTATGTAAAATTTACGATATAAAAGACGGATGGATGGGTTTGGATATAGGAAGTGAAACTATAAAAAATTTCTCTGAAATTATTGAAAATTCAAAAACAATATTATTAAATGGTCCTATGGGCGTTTTTGAAATGCAGGAATTTGAAACAGGTACAAAAAAAATTATAGAGTCAATTGCATTTGCTACTTCAAAAGGAGCTTTTAGTTTAATCGGGGGTGGAGATTCGGTTGCTGCAATAAATAAATACCATTTAACAGATAAGGTTAGTTATATATCAACAGGCGGTGGTGCATTATTGGAATATATCGAAGGAAAAGAATTACCTGGAATAAAAGCAATTAGAGGCTGA
- the groL gene encoding chaperonin GroEL (60 kDa chaperone family; promotes refolding of misfolded polypeptides especially under stressful conditions; forms two stacked rings of heptamers to form a barrel-shaped 14mer; ends can be capped by GroES; misfolded proteins enter the barrel where they are refolded when GroES binds): MAKEIKYNIEARDLLKKGVDELANAVKVTLGPKGRNVILDKKFGSPQITKDGVTVAKEIELSDSFENMGAQMLKEVASKTSDDAGDGTTTATLLAQSIVTVGLKNVTAGANPMDLKRGIDKAISKVIEHLKNQSQVIGEDREKIESVAKVSANNDSEIGKLIADAMEKVHKEGVITVEEAKGTDTTVEVVEGMQFDRGYISPYFITDTEKMEAVLENPYILLYDKKISTMKDLLPILEATAQSGKPLAIIAEDVDGEALATLVVNKLRGSLKIIAVKSPGFGDRRKEMLEDIAILTGGTVVSEETGLKLENTTLEMLGQTEKMVVDKENTTIVNGAGEKSNIESRVSQIKAHIDSSTSDYDKEKLQERLAKLAGGVAVLYIGAASEMEMKEKKDRVDDALNATRAAIEEGIVAGGGVAFIRAIGSLKDFEGENDDETTGIAIIRRALEEPLRQIVENAGLEGSVVVHKIKENKGDFGYNARTDKYENLLKTGVVDPTKVTRIALENAASIAGMLLTTECVLADKEEESPMPPMGGAPGMGGMGGMGGMM, encoded by the coding sequence ATGGCAAAAGAAATAAAATATAATATTGAAGCAAGAGACCTTTTAAAAAAAGGTGTTGACGAACTTGCAAATGCAGTAAAAGTTACATTAGGACCAAAAGGAAGAAATGTAATTCTTGACAAAAAATTCGGTTCTCCTCAAATTACAAAAGATGGTGTAACTGTTGCAAAAGAAATTGAATTATCAGATAGTTTTGAAAACATGGGTGCTCAAATGCTAAAAGAGGTTGCCTCAAAAACATCTGATGACGCAGGTGATGGTACCACAACAGCAACATTATTAGCCCAGTCAATTGTAACTGTGGGGTTAAAAAATGTTACAGCCGGTGCAAACCCTATGGATCTTAAAAGAGGTATTGATAAAGCTATTTCTAAAGTAATTGAACATCTTAAAAATCAATCTCAGGTAATAGGCGAAGACAGAGAAAAAATAGAATCAGTTGCAAAAGTTTCAGCAAATAATGATTCCGAAATAGGAAAATTAATTGCTGATGCTATGGAAAAAGTACACAAGGAAGGTGTTATTACTGTAGAAGAGGCAAAAGGTACTGACACAACTGTTGAAGTTGTTGAAGGTATGCAATTTGACAGAGGATATATTTCTCCTTATTTTATTACCGATACAGAAAAAATGGAAGCCGTATTGGAAAATCCTTATATTTTATTGTACGACAAGAAAATTTCTACTATGAAAGATCTTCTTCCAATTCTTGAAGCAACAGCTCAATCTGGTAAACCATTAGCTATTATTGCCGAAGATGTTGACGGAGAAGCACTTGCAACATTGGTTGTTAATAAATTACGAGGCTCACTGAAAATTATTGCTGTTAAATCTCCCGGTTTTGGCGACAGAAGAAAAGAAATGTTAGAAGATATTGCTATATTAACAGGTGGTACTGTAGTTTCTGAAGAAACAGGACTTAAATTGGAAAATACAACACTTGAAATGTTAGGACAAACAGAAAAAATGGTTGTTGACAAAGAAAATACTACTATTGTAAACGGTGCTGGCGAAAAATCAAATATAGAATCTCGTGTTTCTCAGATTAAAGCACATATAGACTCTTCAACATCAGATTATGATAAAGAAAAATTACAAGAAAGATTAGCAAAATTAGCCGGTGGAGTTGCTGTTTTATATATTGGAGCTGCATCTGAAATGGAAATGAAAGAGAAAAAAGACAGGGTTGATGATGCATTAAATGCAACAAGAGCAGCTATTGAAGAAGGAATTGTTGCCGGTGGTGGCGTGGCATTTATCAGAGCAATTGGTTCTTTAAAAGATTTTGAAGGAGAAAATGACGATGAAACAACAGGTATTGCAATTATAAGAAGAGCTTTAGAAGAACCACTTCGCCAAATTGTTGAAAATGCAGGTTTAGAAGGTTCTGTTGTAGTTCATAAAATTAAAGAAAACAAAGGGGATTTTGGTTATAATGCAAGGACAGATAAATACGAAAATTTATTAAAAACAGGTGTAGTTGATCCAACTAAAGTTACACGAATTGCACTTGAAAATGCAGCTTCTATTGCAGGTATGTTACTAACTACCGAATGTGTATTGGCTGATAAAGAAGAAGAAAGTCCTATGCCTCCAATGGGCGGTGCTCCAGGAATGGGCGGAATGGGTGGAATGGGCGGTATGATGTAA
- a CDS encoding co-chaperone GroES: protein MSELKIKPLGSRVLIEPQEAEQKTASGIIIPDSAQEKPQKGKIIAAGKGTKDEEMEVKVGDDVLYGKYSGTELSLEGKDYLIMSQSDILAIV from the coding sequence ATGTCTGAATTAAAAATTAAACCTCTTGGTAGCAGGGTCTTAATTGAGCCTCAAGAAGCAGAACAAAAAACTGCCAGCGGAATTATTATTCCTGACTCAGCACAAGAAAAGCCACAAAAAGGAAAAATCATTGCGGCAGGCAAAGGTACTAAAGATGAAGAAATGGAAGTAAAAGTTGGAGATGATGTTTTATACGGGAAATATTCCGGTACAGAACTTAGTCTTGAAGGGAAAGATTACTTAATTATGTCTCAGTCAGATATTCTGGCTATTGTATAA
- a CDS encoding ATP-binding protein produces the protein MKRHYYNRDNYIKGIIPFINKDIIKVLIGQRRVGKSYMLFQLMDYIKKEIKNPKIIYINKELTEFSQIKTSTDLTDYIKANSENNKMNFLFIDEVQDIENFEMALRSLLAEGNFDIYCTGSNAKMLSSDIATYLSGRYIQFNIHSLSYKEFLQFHKLQDDKEAFVKFIKFGGLPYLYHLELEENTVFEYIESIYNTIILRDVVARYNIRNISFLEQLNHFLADNLGSLLSAKRISDFLKSQNINISTKLVLEYLQFLEDAFFIKKVKRFDIKGRKIFEINDKFYFTDLGLRNSLQTFNMKDINKVLENIVFNKLFTDGFEVYIGKFDDKEIDFVAVKGDKTIYIQVAYMIPDEKVHDREFGNLLKIADNHRKIVVSMDDFAESNYKGVEHIHVRKFLLDNLN, from the coding sequence ATGAAAAGACATTATTATAATCGTGATAATTATATCAAAGGCATTATACCCTTTATAAACAAGGATATAATAAAGGTTCTTATAGGTCAACGTCGTGTAGGGAAAAGTTACATGTTGTTTCAATTGATGGATTATATCAAAAAAGAGATTAAAAACCCCAAAATAATTTACATAAACAAAGAACTTACGGAGTTTTCACAAATAAAAACATCAACTGACTTAACGGATTATATAAAAGCGAATTCAGAAAATAATAAAATGAATTTTTTATTTATTGATGAAGTTCAGGATATTGAAAATTTTGAAATGGCCTTGCGAAGTTTGTTAGCCGAAGGAAATTTTGACATTTATTGCACAGGAAGCAATGCAAAAATGCTCTCAAGTGATATTGCAACTTACCTTAGTGGCAGATATATACAATTCAATATTCATAGTCTGTCGTATAAAGAGTTTTTGCAATTTCACAAATTGCAAGACGACAAGGAGGCTTTCGTTAAATTTATAAAATTTGGCGGATTACCCTATTTATACCATCTTGAACTGGAAGAAAATACGGTTTTCGAATATATAGAAAGCATATACAATACCATTATTCTCAGAGATGTAGTAGCAAGATATAACATAAGAAATATTTCTTTTCTGGAACAATTAAACCATTTTCTAGCAGATAATTTGGGCAGTTTACTTTCTGCCAAAAGAATTAGTGATTTTTTAAAATCGCAAAACATTAATATCTCCACAAAATTAGTTCTCGAATATTTGCAATTTCTTGAAGATGCTTTTTTTATAAAAAAGGTAAAACGCTTTGATATTAAAGGGCGTAAAATATTTGAAATAAACGATAAATTTTATTTTACAGATTTAGGACTTCGAAACTCACTCCAAACTTTTAATATGAAAGACATTAATAAAGTTCTGGAAAATATTGTTTTTAATAAGCTATTTACAGATGGCTTTGAAGTTTACATAGGAAAATTTGACGATAAAGAAATTGATTTTGTTGCTGTTAAGGGCGACAAAACAATATATATTCAAGTTGCTTACATGATTCCAGACGAAAAAGTACATGATAGAGAATTTGGAAACTTGTTGAAGATTGCTGATAATCATAGAAAAATAGTGGTTTCTATGGACGATTTTGCAGAATCAAACTACAAAGGAGTAGAACACATTCACGTTAGAAAATTTCTACTTGATAATCTCAACTAA
- a CDS encoding cadherin domain-containing protein has protein sequence MKRFFKRIDFLLLIILTINYSCENKENNSLPIIPIIAEQTFTIDENSPNGTKVGTVELIDNNSNQTLTYSIINGNLDNAFLINSSNGEIMVNNSSFLDYETNPKFELTVKVSDDSIGSNSSSAIMTIMLIDILIPTDNMIGYYPFNGNANDESENENNGTVYGATISIDRFGNLNSAYAFDGIGAYIDINTVLLPIDGSDFSISLWVNSNNNIDGNIHTIFSQYQSNPAGRFHIYEYDGLFKVFSGANEYPSGNAYELFNVTNNIWTNITIVNEENLVDVYMNGNLIKENLPITNILNTSSLIGWDGFENRFYKGKIDDVIIYKRVLNETEIQILYKE, from the coding sequence ATGAAAAGATTTTTTAAAAGAATTGATTTTTTATTATTAATAATTTTGACAATCAATTATTCATGCGAAAACAAAGAAAATAATAGCTTACCAATAATACCAATAATAGCGGAACAAACTTTTACAATTGATGAAAATAGCCCAAATGGAACAAAGGTAGGAACGGTTGAATTAATAGATAATAATAGTAACCAAACATTGACTTATTCAATTATTAATGGCAACCTAGATAATGCTTTTTTAATTAATTCATCAAATGGTGAAATTATGGTGAACAACTCATCTTTTTTAGATTACGAAACAAACCCTAAATTTGAACTTACTGTTAAAGTATCAGATGATAGTATAGGTAGCAATTCTTCATCTGCGATCATGACTATTATGCTCATTGACATATTAATACCAACAGATAATATGATTGGATATTACCCTTTTAACGGTAATGCAAATGATGAAAGTGAGAATGAAAATAATGGGACTGTTTATGGAGCAACTATATCTATTGATAGATTTGGAAATTTGAATAGTGCTTATGCATTTGATGGCATTGGTGCTTATATTGATATTAACACAGTATTATTACCGATTGATGGATCTGATTTTTCAATTAGTTTATGGGTAAATTCAAATAATAATATAGACGGGAATATTCATACTATATTTTCACAATATCAATCAAATCCTGCTGGAAGATTTCATATTTATGAATATGACGGTTTGTTCAAAGTTTTTTCAGGAGCTAATGAATATCCATCAGGTAATGCATATGAATTATTTAATGTGACAAACAATATTTGGACAAATATAACAATAGTTAATGAGGAAAATTTAGTAGATGTATATATGAATGGCAATTTAATAAAAGAAAATTTACCCATAACAAATATCTTAAATACTAGTTCTTTGATAGGATGGGATGGATTTGAAAACAGATTCTATAAAGGAAAAATAGATGATGTAATAATTTACAAACGTGTATTAAATGAAACTGAAATACAAATTTTATATAAAGAATAA
- the secG gene encoding preprotein translocase subunit SecG — MYFLISILIVIVCILLVLIILVQNSKGGGLAANFSSSNQVMGVKKTADFLEKSTWTLAISLVVLCLLAAMTIQREDGDENKSAIEEQIENAVDPSTINLPTTQDIKTNDEE, encoded by the coding sequence ATGTATTTTCTTATTTCAATTTTAATAGTGATAGTTTGTATTTTATTAGTTTTAATAATATTAGTACAAAATTCAAAAGGTGGGGGATTGGCTGCAAATTTTTCATCTTCAAACCAGGTAATGGGAGTTAAAAAAACTGCTGATTTCCTTGAAAAATCGACATGGACACTTGCAATTAGTTTAGTAGTATTATGTTTATTGGCAGCTATGACAATACAACGCGAAGATGGGGATGAAAACAAATCTGCTATCGAAGAACAAATTGAAAATGCAGTAGATCCAAGTACTATTAATCTTCCTACTACTCAAGATATTAAAACCAACGACGAAGAATAG
- a CDS encoding four helix bundle protein — translation MKIILKELKESRICLKIIEKKPLIQNTKKLAPIMKETEELIAIIYKSIETAKSNMQK, via the coding sequence CTGAAAATAATTCTAAAAGAGCTAAAAGAAAGTCGAATTTGCTTAAAAATTATAGAAAAGAAACCATTAATCCAAAATACAAAGAAATTAGCTCCAATTATGAAAGAAACAGAGGAGTTAATAGCTATAATTTATAAAAGTATTGAAACTGCAAAGTCGAATATGCAGAAATAA
- a CDS encoding LptE family protein — MRLFYLLFIVLILNSCKINYSFTGASVSPNVKTVSIQYFPNQAPLVHPLLSQVFTEAMKDKFVSRTSLELINGIGDLNFEGYISDYTNKPTSIQRESAAENRLTISIKVKFSNSINPEQDFETSFSAFEDYESSQNLSDVEDQLIEEIIDKIIEDIFNKSVANW, encoded by the coding sequence ATGAGATTATTTTATTTGTTATTTATTGTTTTAATATTAAATAGTTGCAAAATCAATTATTCATTTACCGGAGCTTCAGTTTCGCCAAATGTAAAAACAGTTTCAATACAATATTTTCCGAATCAGGCTCCGTTGGTACATCCATTATTAAGTCAGGTTTTTACTGAAGCAATGAAAGATAAATTTGTGTCCCGTACAAGCCTTGAGCTTATTAACGGAATTGGTGATTTGAATTTTGAAGGTTATATTTCAGATTATACCAATAAGCCAACTTCAATTCAGCGTGAATCTGCAGCAGAAAACAGATTAACAATTTCAATAAAAGTAAAATTCAGTAATTCAATAAATCCTGAGCAGGATTTTGAAACAAGTTTTTCGGCATTTGAAGATTATGAAAGTTCTCAAAATCTTTCTGACGTTGAAGATCAATTAATTGAAGAAATAATTGATAAAATAATTGAAGATATTTTTAATAAATCTGTTGCAAACTGGTAA